A genome region from Setaria italica strain Yugu1 chromosome III, Setaria_italica_v2.0, whole genome shotgun sequence includes the following:
- the LOC111256751 gene encoding fibrous sheath CABYR-binding protein-like codes for MCSAAPRGLVLQLAPKKALRASSSSGGWTVVPPTASGGVLGEAADPSAGVVPVMAASGAAAALAAGGGADPIPSSVPPVAPTAQGIIPPGPQTGEVIDLDADEAKGTTAMGGGTDAPAAVAGSAAEGPPAPETAAEEATATVAGTSAPIIPVEVAPAAEAEGPAGGTPAGVEEPPLVVAAEGEVAAGIPILPLASEAAPPLGDPAAASVATSVQVPGPSVNPAASGELAKLKSLLDAKRSEHGALRDAVRVVCDGFGVVPEEGSSSLPAHVLGVHRRGSEIAVDALHTGVRMSGGYAAGYSEAELDEIDAAVFTLAEALAKLLEDEAFPPADPPDKLAVLGLRPNCNYVIFELVS; via the exons ATGTGCAGCGCCGCTCCTCGTGGCCTCGTCCTGCAGCTGGCGCCTAAGAAGGCATTGCGAGCATCATCCTCCTCCGGGGGGTGGACCGTGGTCCCACCCACGGCGAGCGGTGGGGTCCTTGGTGAGGCCGCAGACCCCTCCGCGGGGGTGGTCCCGGTGATGGCGGCtagcggagcggcggcggcgctggccgcgggagggggagcggaccctATTCCATCTTCGGTTCCCCCGGTCGCCCCTACGGCGCAGGGCATCATCCCCCCGGGTCCTCAGACCGGGGAGGTGATTGAtcttgacgccgacgaggcgaaGGGGACGACGGCGATGGGAGGTGGGACGGATGCCCCCGCAGCCGTGGCGGGATCGGCGGCGGAAGGGCCGCCTGCCCCTGAGActgcggcggaggaggcaaCAGCGACGGTGGCGGGGACCTCCGCCCCGATCATCCCCGTGGAAGTGGCTCCGGCGGCAGAGGCAGAGGGGCCCGCTGGGGGGACTCCGGCAGGAGTGGAGGAGCCTCCCCTGGTggttgcggcggagggcgaggtagCCGCGGGGATACCTATCTTGCCGCTTGCGTCGGAGGCAGCGCCGCCATTGGGCGACCCTGCGGCGGCCTCGGTGGCGACGAGTGTGCAGGTGCCGGGGCCGTCGGTGAACCCGGCGGCTTCCG GCGAACTCGCCAAGCTGAAGAGCTTGCTCGACGCGAAGCGCAGTGAGCACggcgccctgcgggatgcggtccgcgtcgtctgcgacggcTTTGGCGTggttccggaggaggggtcAAGCTCTCTGCCGGCTCATGTCCTCGGGGTGCACCGCCGGGGTAGCGAGATCGCTGTGGATGCGCTTCACACCGGCGTGCG GATGAGCGGAGGGTACGCCGCCggttactccgaggccgagctggacgagatcgacgcggcGGTGTTCACCCTGGctgaggccctcgcgaagctcctggaggatgaggccttCCCTCCTGCAGACCCCCCCGACAAGTTAGCTGTACTGGGCTTGCGCCCAAATTGTAACTATGTCATTTTTGAACTTGTTTCGtga